The Cellulomonas fulva genome includes a window with the following:
- a CDS encoding TIGR03885 family FMN-dependent LLM class oxidoreductase yields MTLVGLHHSHEQVHPGTLLAIAQQAQDAGFDAAMCSDHWAPWSATQGHSGFAWSWLGAAMATTTLPFGVVNAPGQRYHPAVIAQAAATLAAMFPGRFWVALGSGENMNEHITGDGWPAKHVRDARLRECVEVIRALLAGEEVTHDGLVTVDRARLWTLPDEPPLLVGPAVTPATARSHAAWADGLVTVNQDPAVLREVVDAYRDAGGRGSVALQVHVSWAHDEATALGLAREQWASGVFGPPVAWDLDTPEAFDTLTKHVSDDAIRGSVLVEHDPARLLDRLAALVGIGFDAVYLHQVATDTRPDDEKHDAAAATATPPSVGLEAFVEMAGAHLVPQLREVGA; encoded by the coding sequence ATGACCTTGGTCGGACTGCACCACTCGCACGAGCAGGTCCACCCCGGCACGCTGCTCGCCATCGCCCAGCAGGCGCAGGACGCGGGCTTCGACGCCGCCATGTGCTCGGACCACTGGGCGCCCTGGAGCGCGACGCAGGGCCACTCGGGCTTCGCCTGGTCCTGGCTCGGCGCCGCCATGGCGACGACGACCCTGCCGTTCGGGGTGGTCAACGCCCCGGGGCAGCGGTACCACCCGGCGGTGATCGCGCAGGCTGCCGCGACGCTGGCCGCGATGTTCCCCGGCCGGTTCTGGGTCGCGCTCGGCTCGGGCGAGAACATGAACGAGCACATCACCGGCGACGGCTGGCCCGCCAAGCACGTCCGCGACGCCCGCCTGCGCGAGTGCGTCGAGGTGATCCGCGCGCTGCTCGCCGGCGAGGAGGTCACGCACGACGGGCTCGTCACGGTCGACCGCGCACGCCTGTGGACGCTGCCGGACGAGCCGCCGCTGCTCGTCGGACCCGCCGTCACCCCCGCGACCGCGCGCTCGCACGCCGCGTGGGCGGACGGGCTGGTCACGGTGAACCAGGACCCGGCCGTCCTGCGGGAGGTCGTCGACGCCTACCGCGACGCGGGCGGGCGCGGCTCGGTCGCGCTGCAGGTGCACGTCTCCTGGGCGCACGACGAGGCGACCGCGCTGGGCCTCGCGCGCGAGCAGTGGGCCAGCGGGGTGTTCGGGCCGCCCGTCGCGTGGGACCTCGACACGCCCGAGGCCTTCGACACGCTCACCAAGCACGTGTCCGACGACGCGATCCGCGGCTCCGTCCTCGTCGAGCACGATCCTGCCCGGCTCCTCGACCGGCTCGCGGCGCTCGTCGGGATCGGCTTCGACGCCGTCTACCTCCACCAGGTCGCGACCGACACGCGGCCGGACGACGAGAAGCACGACGCGGCGGCGGCGACCGCGACCCCGCCGTCCGTCGGCCTGGAGGCGTTCGTCGAGATGGCGGGCGCCCACCTGGTCCCGCAGTTGCGGGAGGTGGGGGCGTGA